In Eucalyptus grandis isolate ANBG69807.140 chromosome 4, ASM1654582v1, whole genome shotgun sequence, the following proteins share a genomic window:
- the LOC104443135 gene encoding uncharacterized protein LOC104443135, whose product MEERLCALQGYELKGADRLSPYTKTNFPENFQEPKFTRKYDETGCPKTHLKYYMRKMACYADNVPFLIHTFQDSLEGITLTWFIALDIEELTSWEDLTNEFLQQYRFNTELAPTREELTRIEKKRNESFKAFAQRWRTMASQVKPVLNEREIKQLFLKTLPLNTSKGFFSTRVHLSKLLPMLLEKEDGRKGSTKGQSPRFAGFDMNKTCEYHMGERGHDVDDCNVLRYKVQQLLDKKILTFKEAQPNVQQNLLPNHAGGVNSISKETWASQQPLVVDASRLYNFLVLAGYYEGQDDVTPEEKLNRVCKMVAMGVMHGISKTPALYEEGVIAMITPIVIELPDEEPADDIKMEITEPMVIDLMVKEMSAIEVMGGNAMPVTIESPPWEKDGVIVLENPPKFDPKAVLWDYGTTEVDTVTRLGRCYAPDKGVEKKAVTEEEAKQFLAVVKSSEFNVVDQLQKLPAQISLLELFKSSEKHKDILLKVLHEVHVPESINEVQLEEFVGAVLLKDQISFTDEDLPPEGPNHTKALHISVKHESTLV is encoded by the exons ATGGAAGAGCGACTGTGTGCCTTGCAAGGTTACGAGCTGAAAGGAGCTGATAGGTTGTCTCCATACACCAAGACGAACTTCCCTGAAAACTTCCAAGAACCTaagttcacaagaaaatatgacgAAACGGGATGTCCCAAGACCCACCTCAAATATTACATGAGGAAAATGGCTTGCTATGCTGACAACGTGCCATTTCTCATACACACATTTCAAGATAGCTTGGAAGGCATTACTCTAACGTGGTTCATTGCGCTGGACATTGAAGAACTCACTAGTTGGGAGGATTTAACCAACGAGTTCTTGCAGCAATATCGGTTTAATACCGAGCTCGCCCCCACGAGGGAAGAATTGACCCGtattgagaagaagaggaacgaGTCATTCAAGGCCTTTGCGCAAAGGTGGAGGACCATGGCCTCACAAGTGAAGCCGGTcttgaatgagagggagatAAAACAATTGTTCCTTAAGACATTACCCCTGAATACTTCCAAGG GATTTTTCTCCACCCGCGTCCATTTGTCAAAGCTATTGCCCATGCTCCTCGAAAAAGAGGATGGTCGCAAAGGAAGTACCAAGGGACAATCCCCGAGGTTCGCCGGGTTCGATATGAATAAGACCTGCGAATACCACATGGGAGAGAGGGGGCATGATGTAGATGATTGCAACGTGCTGAGATATAAAGTTCAACAGCTTTTAGACAAGAAGATCTTGACTTTCAAGGAGGCCCAACCTAATGTGCAACAGAATCTTCTACCAAATCATGCAGGGGGAGTGAACTCAATTTCCAAGGAGACGTGGGCGAGTCAACAGCCTTTAGTGGTGGATGCTTCCAGGTTGTACAACTTCTTAGTGCTGGCGGGATATTACGAAGGTCAGGATGATGTGACTCCAGAAGAGAAGTTGAACCGCGTTTGCAAGATGGTAGCCATGGGG GTTATGCACGGAATTTCGAAAACCCCAGCTTTGTATGAGGAAGGGGTGATAGCTATGATAACCCCAATAGTGATTGAACTACCTGATGAGGAGCCTGCTGATGATATTAAGATGGAAATCACTGAACCCATGGTGATCGACCTTATGGTCAAGGAGATGTCGGCAATTGAAGTCATGGGAGGGAACGCAATGCCAGTCACGATAGAATCGCCACCTTGGGAGAAAGATGGAGTGATAGTGTTGGAGAATCCTCCCAAATTTGATCCCAAAGCTGTACTTTGGGACTACGGAACAACTGAGGTGGACACTGTCACGCGATTAGGCCGCTGTTACGCCCCTGATAAAGGAGTAGAAAAGAAGGCCGTGaccgaggaggaggcaaagcaaTTCTTGGCCGTAGTAAAGTCTAGTGAGTTCAATGTGGTGGATCAGCTGCAGAAGCTGCCGGCTCAAATCTCCCTCTtagaattattcaaatcttccgAGAAACACAAGGATATTTTGCTTAAAGTCCTTCATGAGGTGCACGTGCCAGAATCAATCAATGAAGTCCAATTGGAAGAGTTTGTTGGGGCCGTTCTACTGAAAGACCAAATCTCCTTTACTGATGAAGATCTCCCCCCTGAGGGCCCTAATCATACCAAAGCGCTACACATTTCGGTGAAGCATGAGAGCACTCTTGTTTGA